A window of the Cytophagaceae bacterium genome harbors these coding sequences:
- a CDS encoding SDR family oxidoreductase gives MKRILITGGAGFLGSHLCDRFVKEGYHVIAMDNLITGDLRNIEHLFKLPNFEFYHHDVSKFIHVPGELDYILHFASPASPIDYLKIPIQTLKVGSLGIHNCLGLARVKNARVLIASTSEVYGDPLVHPQNEDYWGHVNPVGPRGVYDEAKRFQEAMTMAYHTYHGVETRIIRIFNTYGPRMRLNDGRVLPAFIGQALRGEDLTIFGDGSQTRSFCYVDDLVEGIYRLLHSDYAYPVNIGNPSEITIKDFAEEIIKLTNTTQKIVYKELPKDDPKQRQPDITRAREILGWEPKVSRQEGLKITYDYFRSLPKERLFDEAKHREF, from the coding sequence ATGAAAAGAATATTAATTACCGGTGGTGCCGGATTTCTGGGCTCCCACCTTTGTGATAGATTTGTAAAAGAAGGTTATCATGTGATTGCAATGGACAACCTGATCACCGGTGACTTACGTAACATTGAGCATTTATTCAAACTGCCCAATTTTGAATTTTATCATCACGATGTAAGCAAATTTATTCATGTGCCCGGCGAGCTGGATTATATTCTGCATTTTGCATCACCGGCTAGCCCGATTGATTATTTGAAAATACCCATTCAAACCTTGAAAGTGGGTTCTTTGGGAATTCATAATTGTCTGGGATTGGCAAGAGTAAAAAACGCCCGTGTATTAATAGCTTCTACTTCAGAGGTTTACGGTGATCCATTGGTCCATCCTCAAAACGAAGATTATTGGGGACATGTAAATCCGGTTGGCCCAAGAGGGGTTTACGATGAAGCCAAAAGGTTTCAGGAAGCCATGACAATGGCCTATCATACCTATCATGGTGTTGAGACACGTATCATCAGAATTTTTAATACTTATGGGCCTAGAATGAGGCTAAATGATGGCCGTGTTTTACCTGCTTTTATTGGCCAGGCTTTGAGAGGTGAAGATCTGACAATATTTGGCGATGGTAGTCAGACACGCTCATTCTGTTATGTTGACGATTTGGTGGAAGGTATTTACAGACTACTTCATTCAGATTATGCTTATCCGGTTAATATTGGTAACCCTTCTGAAATCACCATTAAAGATTTCGCTGAAGAAATCATTAAGTTGACCAACACTACGCAAAAAATAGTTTACAAAGAGTTACCTAAAGATGATCCCAAACAAAGACAGCCAGATATCACAAGGGCAAGGGAGATTTTGGGTTGGGAGCCGAAAGTTAGCCGGCAGGAAGGTTTGAAAATAACGTACGATTATTTTAGATCACTACCCAAAGAGCGACTATTTGATGAAGCTAAGCACAGAGAGTTTTAA
- a CDS encoding DUF3108 domain-containing protein, protein MRYFLIIISLALFGFGLQGDYRFVENNSFVAGESYFYKIKYGFFTIGEANVDVDEKIFNVNQRPCYKINVVGRTAGMTNIFKVRNTYRTYLDTLAFVPQRFIYSARENNFKRDQVMTFNHQKNEVLKTEKDETKSFSVPNNIQDVISAYYLIRTFDFSGQPVGKTYSAPVFFDEELYPMKIKYTGKGTVNTRFGKIKVLKLNPILPRNDLFKGENAIRIWVSDDNNRVPIQVEIDFSIGTVIMEIKKYQGQKFPFNWK, encoded by the coding sequence ATGCGTTATTTTTTAATTATAATTTCTTTGGCATTGTTTGGATTCGGACTTCAAGGCGACTACCGTTTTGTGGAAAATAATTCATTCGTAGCCGGAGAATCCTATTTTTATAAAATCAAATATGGTTTTTTTACCATAGGTGAAGCCAATGTGGATGTTGATGAAAAGATTTTTAACGTTAACCAAAGACCATGCTATAAGATAAATGTGGTAGGCCGTACAGCCGGAATGACAAATATTTTTAAAGTAAGGAATACTTACCGTACATATTTGGATACACTCGCCTTTGTCCCGCAACGATTTATCTACAGTGCCCGTGAAAATAACTTTAAAAGAGATCAGGTGATGACTTTTAATCACCAAAAAAATGAAGTTTTAAAAACTGAAAAAGATGAAACAAAATCATTTTCAGTACCAAACAACATCCAGGACGTAATCTCAGCTTATTATTTAATCAGAACATTCGACTTCAGCGGTCAACCAGTAGGAAAGACATATTCAGCACCTGTATTTTTTGATGAGGAATTGTATCCAATGAAAATAAAATACACAGGAAAAGGTACTGTAAATACTCGTTTTGGTAAAATTAAAGTTTTAAAATTAAATCCTATACTACCTCGTAATGACCTTTTTAAAGGTGAAAATGCCATCAGAATCTGGGTGTCGGATGATAACAACAGAGTGCCGATACAGGTAGAAATTGATTTTTCCATAGGTACCGTAATTATGGAAATAAAAAAGTATCAGGGGCAAAAATTTCCATTTAACTGGAAATAG
- the recA gene encoding recombinase RecA, which produces MANDNNADKLKILQSTLDKLDKAYGKGTVMRLSDTKVMDVPVISTGSLGLDLALGVSGFPKGRVIEIYGPESSGKTTLAMHAIAEAQKAGGIAAFIDAEHAFDRVYAEKLGIDTKNLLISQPDYGEQALEIAEHLISSGAIDICVIDSVAALVPKAELEGEMGDSKMGLQARLMSQALRKLTGTINKTGCCCIFINQLRDKIGVMFGSPETTTGGNALKFYASVRIDIRRIGQIKDNDSNIIGNRTKVKVVKNKVAPPFKVIEFDIMYGEGISKSGEVLDLAVDLDIVKKSGSWFSYTDNKLGQGRDGVKALIKDNPELMAELEEKIKSTVSGNADALMDKNLDDASID; this is translated from the coding sequence ATGGCAAACGATAACAACGCAGACAAACTTAAAATTTTACAGTCAACACTCGACAAACTTGATAAAGCTTATGGTAAAGGTACCGTAATGCGGTTGAGTGATACCAAAGTTATGGACGTGCCGGTAATTTCAACCGGTTCTTTGGGATTAGACCTTGCATTGGGTGTAAGTGGCTTTCCTAAAGGAAGAGTAATAGAAATTTATGGTCCGGAATCTTCAGGTAAAACTACACTCGCAATGCACGCCATTGCCGAAGCTCAAAAAGCAGGTGGAATTGCAGCTTTTATTGATGCTGAACATGCATTTGACAGAGTTTATGCTGAAAAGCTCGGAATTGATACCAAAAACCTTTTAATCTCTCAACCTGACTATGGTGAGCAGGCATTGGAAATTGCCGAACATCTGATTTCTTCAGGGGCAATTGACATATGTGTAATCGACTCAGTGGCTGCATTGGTTCCAAAAGCCGAACTGGAAGGTGAAATGGGTGACAGCAAGATGGGACTTCAGGCCAGACTAATGTCTCAGGCACTTAGAAAACTGACCGGTACTATTAATAAAACAGGTTGTTGCTGTATTTTTATTAATCAGTTGAGAGATAAGATCGGGGTGATGTTCGGTAGTCCGGAAACCACCACCGGAGGTAATGCCTTGAAATTTTATGCTTCAGTAAGGATTGACATCAGGAGAATCGGGCAGATAAAAGACAATGATTCAAATATAATTGGTAACCGCACCAAGGTAAAAGTGGTAAAGAACAAGGTTGCTCCTCCATTTAAAGTGATTGAATTCGACATCATGTATGGCGAAGGGATTTCTAAATCGGGTGAAGTGTTGGATTTGGCGGTAGATCTTGATATTGTAAAAAAATCAGGCTCATGGTTTTCTTATACCGACAATAAACTCGGTCAGGGAAGAGATGGCGTGAAAGCTTTAATCAAAGACAATCCGGAATTGATGGCCGAACTGGAGGAGAAAATCAAAAGTACGGTGTCAGGTAATGCTGATGCCCTTATGGACAAGAATCTTGATGATGCATCAATAGATTAA
- a CDS encoding DUF1080 domain-containing protein, translating into MGSFVFASNSIAQKSLFNGKNLDGWQIYGTEKWYVKGKNLVCESGPDKGYGYLATEKKFKDFELTLMFKPEANGNSGVFFHSDIEGTKVAGWQAEVAPPGHFSGGIYESYKRGWLIKPDPKIDNVKMNKWNTMKILVQNDEVTTWVNGVQMIFLKDKAIGEIDGKIALQIHDGGGIKVAWKKILIKEL; encoded by the coding sequence ATGGGTTCTTTTGTTTTTGCCTCAAATTCAATTGCCCAAAAAAGCCTGTTTAATGGTAAAAATCTGGATGGCTGGCAGATTTATGGTACAGAAAAGTGGTATGTTAAAGGCAAAAATCTGGTTTGTGAAAGCGGACCCGACAAAGGTTATGGCTATCTGGCAACAGAAAAAAAGTTTAAAGATTTTGAGCTTACGCTAATGTTTAAACCTGAAGCCAACGGAAACAGCGGAGTATTTTTCCATTCTGATATTGAAGGAACTAAAGTAGCCGGATGGCAGGCAGAAGTTGCTCCTCCGGGACATTTTTCGGGTGGAATCTATGAATCTTACAAAAGAGGTTGGTTGATAAAACCCGACCCCAAAATTGATAATGTGAAGATGAATAAATGGAATACGATGAAAATATTAGTTCAAAATGACGAAGTTACCACATGGGTCAATGGAGTGCAGATGATATTTTTGAAGGACAAGGCTATAGGTGAAATAGATGGAAAAATTGCACTACAAATCCATGATGGAGGAGGAATCAAAGTGGCCTGGAAGAAAATTCTCATTAAAGAACTGTGA
- a CDS encoding DEAD/DEAH box helicase → MKFNDLNINRSLLNALEDMSLETPTSIQTKVFSEVMSGKDLAGIAKTGTGKTIAYLLPLIRMWNFSKEKLPQIVILVPTRELVVQVQEVAKKLTSYISFDTVGVYGGVNIKTQIIELQNGCDLLVATPGRFIDLAAAGVLKVKNIKRLVLDEFDTMLDLGFRPQLEQIFDKVPEKRQNLLFSATVTEDIEALLEDYFKSPAIIEDDSLSTPHQNINQRAYILPNFESKINLLEVLLSNDPEMTKNLIFVSEKGKADILLAELQIRGIESVDIIHSNKSQNYRFNAISKFSEGETRTLIATDIGSRGLDIPMISHVVNMDLTDQPEDYIHRIGRTGRASQNGKAISLLTEKENTTLEKIEELLNYKISKVELPKFLEISDQLFDFEKEYQPVKFIKTKTQKIDGVAFHEKSEKNKKVNKKRNIEKEKQKNTGKPIKRK, encoded by the coding sequence ATGAAGTTTAACGATTTAAATATCAACAGATCCCTCCTCAACGCTCTGGAAGACATGAGTTTAGAAACGCCAACCTCTATCCAAACCAAAGTATTTTCAGAGGTCATGTCAGGAAAAGATTTGGCAGGAATTGCGAAGACAGGTACAGGAAAAACCATTGCTTATTTACTTCCACTCATAAGAATGTGGAATTTCTCAAAAGAAAAATTACCTCAAATTGTAATTTTGGTGCCTACACGCGAGTTGGTTGTACAAGTACAGGAAGTTGCCAAAAAACTCACATCTTATATTTCTTTTGACACGGTAGGTGTTTATGGCGGGGTAAACATAAAGACACAGATTATAGAATTACAAAATGGCTGTGATTTACTGGTTGCGACTCCCGGAAGATTTATTGACCTGGCAGCAGCCGGAGTATTGAAAGTAAAAAATATCAAAAGACTCGTTTTGGATGAATTTGATACTATGCTGGATCTGGGTTTCAGACCTCAGCTGGAACAAATATTTGACAAAGTGCCTGAAAAACGTCAAAATCTCTTGTTTTCTGCCACAGTTACCGAGGATATTGAGGCACTATTGGAAGATTATTTTAAGAGTCCGGCAATCATTGAAGATGACTCTCTTTCGACTCCGCACCAAAATATCAATCAGAGAGCTTATATTTTACCTAATTTCGAATCAAAGATTAATCTGCTGGAGGTTTTGTTGAGCAATGACCCTGAAATGACCAAAAATCTGATTTTCGTTTCGGAAAAAGGCAAAGCCGACATACTTTTAGCTGAGCTGCAAATCAGAGGAATCGAAAGCGTGGATATAATTCATTCCAATAAATCTCAAAACTATAGATTTAATGCCATTTCCAAATTTTCTGAAGGCGAAACCCGTACACTTATTGCTACTGACATAGGTTCACGTGGCCTGGATATCCCGATGATAAGCCATGTAGTAAATATGGACCTTACCGACCAACCCGAAGATTACATCCATAGGATTGGACGCACTGGCCGGGCCAGTCAAAACGGAAAAGCAATTAGTCTATTAACAGAAAAAGAAAATACCACGCTTGAAAAAATTGAAGAGCTCCTGAATTATAAGATTTCAAAAGTTGAATTGCCAAAATTTCTTGAAATCTCAGATCAATTATTTGATTTTGAAAAAGAGTACCAGCCCGTCAAATTTATAAAAACCAAAACTCAAAAAATAGACGGGGTGGCATTTCATGAAAAATCTGAGAAAAACAAAAAAGTAAACAAAAAACGTAACATAGAAAAAGAAAAGCAAAAAAATACGGGAAAGCCTATAAAAAGGAAATAA
- a CDS encoding NUDIX hydrolase, translating into MASEIVEKIYGKKNRIRVCGILLKNDQILMINHSGLNEENIFWSLPGGGVDENEDIKEALIREFREEVNLKINIGNILYINEAKIGALHAIEFYFQVFSEEQEPTLGHDPELNILTGIDWKSIEDYRQIKHSHRINIFEGYNSFNDFASHISFLNLLNGANFQNNR; encoded by the coding sequence ATGGCTTCGGAAATTGTTGAAAAGATTTATGGAAAAAAAAACAGAATCAGGGTCTGCGGAATATTATTAAAAAATGACCAGATACTTATGATAAACCATTCGGGCCTGAATGAAGAAAATATTTTCTGGAGCCTGCCTGGTGGTGGTGTTGATGAAAATGAAGATATAAAAGAAGCTTTAATAAGGGAATTCAGAGAAGAAGTAAATCTTAAAATTAATATAGGAAATATTCTATATATTAATGAAGCCAAAATTGGAGCCTTACACGCTATTGAATTTTACTTTCAAGTATTTAGTGAAGAACAGGAACCCACCCTCGGACATGACCCGGAACTCAATATTTTAACCGGAATTGACTGGAAAAGCATTGAAGACTACCGGCAAATAAAACATTCCCACAGAATTAATATTTTTGAGGGATATAATTCATTCAATGATTTCGCAAGCCATATTTCTTTCCTAAATTTGTTAAATGGAGCCAATTTTCAAAATAACCGATGA
- a CDS encoding DUF3822 family protein — MEPIFKITDDRFDSELIDQYDLVVEWQDSRLKIALKNKKNGIFFWFEDYFLGNYSTFDNSIIDISKIFNSHQFLKANFWNSITFLIDTPLFVKIENIFFDSHIPAIDYLKAVFPQIIESEIRAEAIEIGDSHFVFGISENIFTFLSETYQNKTINIKPKLAHLAETLTKKGFLSNSNLLILNDKWFDLIIISDGNFSIKKMPFLSNEIKRKYIELLRHGNQKTYLYGEITPFSHVYKKIKSEIDNIEIGKLPSGNRFSQYFEEMPEQRHLSLFL, encoded by the coding sequence ATGGAGCCAATTTTCAAAATAACCGATGACCGCTTTGATTCAGAACTGATTGACCAGTACGATTTGGTTGTTGAATGGCAGGATAGCCGCTTGAAAATTGCACTAAAAAACAAAAAAAACGGAATATTCTTTTGGTTTGAAGATTACTTCCTTGGAAATTATTCAACTTTTGATAACTCAATAATCGATATAAGTAAAATTTTCAATTCTCATCAATTTTTGAAGGCCAATTTCTGGAATTCAATTACCTTTTTAATCGACACACCTCTTTTTGTGAAAATTGAAAATATCTTTTTTGATTCCCATATTCCCGCTATCGATTATTTAAAAGCAGTTTTTCCGCAAATTATCGAATCTGAAATCAGGGCGGAAGCCATTGAAATTGGCGATAGCCATTTTGTATTCGGGATTTCCGAGAATATTTTCACATTCCTTTCTGAAACCTATCAAAATAAAACTATAAATATTAAGCCCAAATTGGCCCATTTGGCAGAAACTCTTACAAAAAAAGGCTTTCTCTCAAATAGTAATTTATTGATATTAAATGACAAATGGTTTGATTTAATAATAATTTCTGATGGAAATTTTTCGATAAAAAAAATGCCGTTTTTAAGTAATGAAATCAAAAGAAAGTATATCGAATTATTAAGGCACGGTAACCAAAAGACCTATTTATATGGCGAAATAACGCCCTTTTCGCATGTTTACAAAAAAATAAAATCTGAAATTGATAATATAGAAATAGGAAAACTACCCTCTGGAAACCGATTTTCCCAGTATTTTGAAGAAATGCCCGAACAAAGGCATTTAAGTCTTTTTTTGTAA
- a CDS encoding ribose-phosphate pyrophosphokinase has translation MKSIFFCTRFADSESSVNFDESVRGCDLFLCQATFPNADNLMELLLMIDAARRASAHYVVAVIPYYGYARQDRKDRPRVAIGAKLVANMLRAAGADRIMTLDLHAGQIQGFFDIPVDHLEGTSVFVPYLKTKNIENLIFASPDVGGVSRVRKFASFFEADIVICDKQRKKANEIAGMQLIGDVKDANVVLVDDMIDTGGTICKAAELIMEKGAKSVRAVATHAVMSHKAHENITNSVFTEVIVSDSIPLKMDNPKIKVISVAELFAHAIGRIRDNGSISSLFINYQHQITF, from the coding sequence GTGAAAAGTATATTTTTTTGTACGCGATTTGCAGACAGCGAAAGCTCGGTCAATTTTGACGAATCGGTCAGGGGTTGTGATTTATTTCTATGTCAGGCCACATTTCCTAATGCCGACAATCTGATGGAATTACTCCTGATGATAGACGCAGCAAGAAGAGCCTCAGCTCACTATGTGGTTGCGGTTATTCCTTATTATGGTTATGCCAGGCAAGACAGAAAAGATCGTCCAAGAGTTGCAATTGGTGCAAAATTGGTAGCCAATATGTTGCGGGCAGCCGGGGCAGACAGAATCATGACGCTTGATTTGCATGCAGGTCAGATTCAGGGATTTTTTGACATTCCGGTTGATCACCTTGAAGGAACGTCGGTATTTGTGCCATACCTGAAGACTAAAAATATTGAAAACCTGATTTTTGCTTCCCCTGATGTGGGTGGTGTGTCAAGAGTTAGAAAGTTTGCAAGTTTTTTCGAAGCTGATATTGTGATTTGTGATAAGCAAAGAAAAAAAGCAAACGAGATTGCTGGAATGCAGCTTATTGGTGACGTAAAAGATGCCAATGTGGTTTTGGTTGACGACATGATCGATACCGGTGGTACTATTTGTAAAGCCGCCGAACTGATTATGGAAAAAGGTGCGAAATCGGTTAGAGCAGTAGCGACTCATGCGGTGATGTCGCACAAAGCACATGAAAATATCACCAATTCGGTTTTTACAGAGGTGATAGTATCGGATTCTATTCCTTTAAAAATGGATAATCCGAAAATAAAAGTTATTTCGGTAGCTGAGCTTTTTGCTCATGCCATCGGAAGAATCAGAGACAATGGATCTATTAGTTCATTATTTATAAATTATCAACATCAAATTACATTTTAA
- a CDS encoding 50S ribosomal protein L25, whose amino-acid sequence MKVTEIVGFKRANLGRQAAQELRAQGMVPGILYGGAEQVSFYAPAYLFRPLIFTPDAFEIKLTIEGKEYTAILQDKQFHPVNDLLVHVDLLEITPEKIITISIPIRLTGTAIGAKKGGKLVQTLPTIKVKGPAKDIPDLVNLDVTDLDLGKSIKVKSLELPGLTILDPEANPVANVAIPRALRGTLNA is encoded by the coding sequence ATGAAAGTAACTGAGATTGTAGGGTTTAAAAGAGCGAATCTCGGTCGTCAGGCTGCTCAGGAGTTGCGTGCACAAGGCATGGTTCCGGGTATTCTGTATGGCGGAGCAGAGCAAGTGTCATTTTATGCACCGGCTTATTTGTTCAGACCACTTATCTTTACGCCTGATGCGTTTGAAATCAAATTGACTATCGAAGGAAAAGAGTACACTGCCATTCTTCAAGACAAGCAGTTTCACCCTGTTAACGACCTTCTGGTACACGTTGATTTACTTGAAATCACTCCTGAAAAGATTATCACTATTTCTATTCCGATCAGATTGACCGGTACAGCAATAGGTGCAAAAAAAGGGGGTAAATTGGTACAGACTTTGCCGACTATTAAAGTAAAAGGACCAGCTAAGGATATTCCTGATTTGGTAAACCTTGATGTTACTGATCTTGATTTAGGAAAATCTATCAAAGTTAAATCTCTGGAGCTTCCGGGACTTACTATTTTGGATCCTGAAGCAAATCCGGTAGCAAACGTGGCAATCCCTCGTGCATTGAGAGGTACATTGAACGCTTAA
- a CDS encoding NAD-dependent deacylase, protein MKKKLVVLTGAGISAESGLKTFRDMGGLWENYAIEEVATPEGWKKNPQLVLDFYNERRKQAYLAEPNHAHLVLADLEKDFDVIIITQNVDNLHEKAGSKNVVHLHGELSKVRSVKNPDLIYEVENKAINLGDLAEDGGQLRPHIVWFGEMVPMIDPAADICLNADIFVVIGTSLQVYPAAGLVGYVGIEVPKYVIDPSLPGYSFSTKNVEFIQKTAVEGIDILLERIKKIIS, encoded by the coding sequence ATGAAAAAGAAATTAGTTGTACTTACAGGTGCAGGTATCAGTGCCGAAAGTGGCCTGAAAACCTTCCGTGATATGGGTGGTTTATGGGAAAACTATGCCATTGAAGAAGTCGCCACCCCCGAAGGCTGGAAAAAGAATCCGCAATTGGTGCTCGATTTTTATAATGAAAGAAGAAAACAGGCATATTTGGCAGAGCCAAATCATGCTCATCTCGTTCTTGCTGATCTGGAAAAGGATTTTGATGTTATTATTATCACGCAAAATGTTGATAATCTGCATGAAAAGGCTGGTTCAAAAAATGTGGTGCATCTGCATGGAGAGCTTTCAAAAGTCAGAAGTGTGAAAAATCCTGATCTGATTTATGAAGTTGAAAATAAGGCAATTAATCTGGGGGATTTGGCAGAAGATGGCGGTCAGTTGAGACCACATATTGTGTGGTTTGGTGAAATGGTCCCAATGATAGACCCGGCGGCAGATATTTGTCTTAATGCTGATATTTTCGTGGTCATTGGCACAAGTTTGCAGGTATATCCAGCTGCCGGATTGGTGGGTTATGTAGGAATTGAAGTGCCAAAATATGTCATAGACCCTTCTTTGCCAGGTTATTCTTTTAGCACCAAAAATGTAGAATTTATTCAGAAAACTGCGGTGGAGGGAATCGATATTTTATTGGAAAGAATAAAAAAAATAATCTCATAA
- the topA gene encoding type I DNA topoisomerase, whose product MSKNLVIVESPAKAKTIEGYLGSDFIVKSSFGHIRDLPEKELGVDVENQFAPNYQISSDKVKVVNELKNLAKGKEVWLATDDDREGEAISWHLKEALNLGDDTKRIVFREITKNAINKAIETPRHIDIDLVNAQQARRILDRLVGFQLSPVLWKKIKAGDRKNLSAGRVQSVTVRIVVEREREIESFQSKSSFKVVAQFLVEKNKVLTAELGKNFETEGEAQKFLQDCVPAIYKINGLEVKPTTKSPAPPFTTSTLQQEASRKLGFSVLQTMTLAQKLYESGKISYMRTDSTNLSQEAIDNAKSQIINAYGEKFSKPRVFKTKDKSAQEAHEAIRPTDFSVSETGNDRNEKRLYDLIWKRAIASQMSEALIERTIAKIGISTRPEELTATGEVIKFEGFLKVYLESTDDEDEENKDMLPPLSVGQELALKQLKATERFSRPPARYTEASLVKKLEELGIGRPSTYAPTISTVIKREYIIKEDRPGFQREFKDYLLKDGEISSTVGTENFGAEKAKLFPTNLGIIVNDYLVENFEDVLNYKFTAKVENEFDDVAEGKVSWQKMIENFYKEFHHKIEEATGENGAKAAGSFELGVDPDSGKKIFAKIGRFGPYIQVGEATDEDKPTFVSIKKGTLISNITFEEALAILQGPKLPLELGLHEGNAIVVNEGRYGPYVLYNGKYINLEKGEDPLTVTKERAIEIITARQNGTDNSLPRDMADYDGQPVVINKGRFGPYIKHGPTYYNIGKTDDPLTIDDKRVAEIIAEQKEAAAKKIIKEFPENDKVKVLNGRYGPYIQVGKRNVKIPKGTEPASLTLEECLKLAES is encoded by the coding sequence ATGTCAAAAAATCTGGTAATAGTAGAGTCTCCAGCCAAAGCAAAAACAATTGAAGGGTATTTAGGAAGCGATTTTATCGTAAAGTCGAGCTTTGGTCATATCAGAGATCTTCCGGAAAAAGAGTTGGGGGTTGATGTCGAAAATCAGTTTGCACCCAATTATCAGATTTCTTCTGACAAGGTAAAAGTGGTTAATGAACTCAAGAATCTTGCAAAAGGTAAGGAAGTTTGGCTCGCGACTGATGATGACCGCGAAGGAGAGGCCATCTCCTGGCACCTGAAAGAAGCTCTGAATCTTGGCGATGATACCAAAAGGATAGTTTTCAGAGAAATTACCAAAAATGCAATAAATAAGGCTATTGAGACTCCTCGCCATATTGATATTGACCTGGTTAACGCACAGCAGGCACGCCGTATTCTGGATCGTTTGGTGGGTTTTCAGCTTTCGCCGGTACTTTGGAAAAAAATCAAAGCCGGTGACAGAAAAAACCTTTCAGCGGGTCGTGTTCAGTCAGTTACAGTGAGGATTGTGGTAGAAAGGGAAAGAGAAATTGAGAGTTTTCAATCCAAATCATCTTTTAAGGTTGTAGCACAGTTTTTAGTAGAAAAAAATAAAGTCCTTACCGCTGAATTAGGCAAAAATTTTGAAACTGAAGGTGAAGCTCAGAAGTTTTTGCAGGATTGTGTGCCGGCTATTTACAAAATCAATGGATTGGAAGTTAAGCCTACCACTAAAAGTCCGGCACCGCCATTTACAACTTCAACTTTGCAGCAGGAGGCTTCAAGAAAACTTGGTTTTTCGGTATTGCAAACCATGACTTTGGCACAGAAACTATACGAATCGGGTAAAATCTCCTACATGCGTACTGACTCTACCAATCTGTCGCAGGAAGCCATCGATAATGCCAAATCTCAGATTATTAATGCTTATGGTGAGAAATTCTCTAAGCCCAGAGTTTTCAAAACCAAAGATAAATCGGCTCAGGAAGCTCACGAGGCCATCAGACCTACTGATTTTTCAGTATCTGAAACCGGGAATGACCGCAATGAAAAAAGGCTTTATGATTTGATATGGAAAAGGGCGATTGCCTCCCAGATGTCCGAAGCCCTGATTGAAAGGACAATCGCCAAAATCGGGATTTCTACCAGACCAGAGGAACTTACCGCAACAGGTGAAGTCATTAAATTTGAAGGATTCCTTAAAGTGTATTTGGAATCGACTGATGACGAAGATGAAGAAAACAAAGATATGTTGCCGCCATTGTCAGTAGGGCAGGAGCTGGCACTGAAACAGTTGAAAGCCACAGAACGGTTTTCCCGTCCACCGGCAAGATATACCGAAGCTTCACTGGTGAAGAAACTTGAAGAATTGGGTATTGGTCGTCCTTCCACTTATGCTCCTACTATTTCTACGGTAATAAAAAGAGAGTATATCATTAAAGAAGATCGACCAGGTTTCCAAAGGGAATTTAAAGATTACTTATTGAAAGACGGTGAGATTTCAAGCACTGTGGGCACTGAAAACTTTGGTGCTGAAAAAGCTAAATTATTTCCTACTAACCTGGGAATAATAGTAAATGATTATCTGGTCGAAAACTTCGAAGATGTACTCAACTATAAATTTACTGCCAAAGTAGAGAATGAATTTGACGACGTAGCCGAAGGGAAAGTTTCCTGGCAAAAGATGATCGAGAATTTTTATAAAGAATTCCATCATAAAATAGAAGAAGCTACCGGTGAAAATGGAGCCAAAGCTGCCGGATCTTTTGAACTAGGCGTTGACCCGGATTCCGGAAAGAAAATATTTGCAAAAATCGGAAGATTTGGTCCATATATTCAGGTCGGTGAGGCCACAGATGAAGACAAACCGACTTTTGTTTCTATCAAAAAAGGAACGCTGATTTCCAATATCACTTTCGAAGAGGCTCTGGCGATTTTACAAGGGCCAAAATTACCTTTGGAATTAGGTTTACATGAGGGAAATGCGATTGTGGTGAATGAAGGCCGCTATGGTCCTTACGTGTTGTACAATGGCAAATATATCAATCTGGAGAAAGGAGAAGATCCTTTGACTGTAACCAAAGAAAGAGCAATAGAGATTATTACGGCTCGTCAAAACGGAACGGACAACTCTCTTCCCCGCGATATGGCTGATTATGACGGTCAGCCGGTGGTAATCAACAAGGGAAGGTTTGGACCATATATCAAACATGGCCCAACCTATTACAACATAGGTAAGACTGATGATCCTCTTACGATTGATGACAAGCGAGTAGCTGAGATTATCGCCGAACAAAAGGAGGCCGCTGCCAAGAAAATCATAAAAGAATTTCCCGAAAATGATAAAGTGAAGGTATTGAACGGGCGTTACGGGCCTTATATTCAGGTGGGTAAACGGAATGTAAAGATTCCAAAAGGTACCGAGCCTGCCAGTCTTACACTTGAAGAATGTTTGAAACTGGCAGAAAGTTAA